One genomic segment of Streptomyces sp. RKND-216 includes these proteins:
- a CDS encoding SDR family oxidoreductase, with protein sequence MTDTAQPDPSQPGAPRPDSGRTALVTGGSRGIGYAVAEALVARGDRVCITGRNEDALKTAVASLGADRAMYVAGKAHDTGHQAAAVDAVMAAYGRLDHLVNNAGTNPVFGPMADLDLAVARKVFETNVISALGFAQRTWAAWQRDHGGSIVNIASIAGLSASPFVGAYGMSKAAMVNLTQQLAHEFAPAARVNALAPAVVKTKFAAALYEGREDEAATRYPMGRLGAPEDVGGAAAFLSSDAAAWITGQTLVVDGGLFLNAGV encoded by the coding sequence ATGACCGACACAGCACAGCCGGACCCGTCACAGCCCGGAGCGCCCCGCCCGGACAGCGGGCGGACGGCCCTGGTGACCGGCGGCAGCCGCGGCATCGGATACGCCGTCGCCGAAGCCCTCGTGGCACGCGGTGACAGGGTCTGCATCACCGGTCGCAACGAGGACGCCCTGAAGACCGCGGTGGCCTCGCTCGGCGCCGACCGGGCCATGTACGTCGCGGGGAAGGCGCACGACACCGGCCACCAGGCCGCCGCCGTCGACGCGGTCATGGCCGCCTACGGACGGCTCGACCACCTGGTCAACAACGCCGGGACCAACCCCGTCTTCGGGCCCATGGCCGATCTCGACCTCGCCGTCGCCCGCAAGGTCTTCGAAACCAACGTCATCTCGGCCCTGGGCTTCGCCCAGCGGACCTGGGCCGCCTGGCAGCGCGACCACGGCGGCTCCATCGTCAACATCGCCTCCATCGCCGGACTCTCGGCCTCGCCCTTCGTCGGCGCCTACGGCATGAGCAAGGCGGCGATGGTCAACCTGACGCAGCAGCTCGCCCACGAGTTCGCGCCCGCCGCCCGCGTCAACGCGCTCGCCCCGGCCGTGGTGAAGACGAAGTTCGCCGCGGCGCTCTACGAGGGCCGTGAGGACGAGGCCGCGACCCGCTACCCGATGGGGCGGCTCGGAGCCCCCGAGGACGTCGGCGGCGCCGCCGCGTTCCTCAGTTCGGACGCCGCGGCGTGGATCACCGGCCAGACCCTGGTCGTCGACGGCGGCCTCTTCCTCAACGCCGGCGTCTGA
- a CDS encoding ABC transporter substrate-binding protein: MFDRNGPLRIAAIAASAALLAGCSVLPGGDNDEDQSIVVGTTSSPSVLDPAGAWDQSWELFRNVYQTLMHFPNSSSSPEPDAAKSCKFTDTASKVYRCTLREDLTFSNGNPLDAEAVKFSLERVFSIGAEGGPSGLLGSLDRIETPGKHEIVFHLKESDATFEYVLATPAASIVDPEVYDDKGLLKGTEIVGSGPYVLEEYRENKRAVLLANPDYKGAAEIKNDKVTIRYFQSSTAMVKKFKKGELDVTFRGLTPSQISEFQDAGAKGNDKIELSELPGKEIRYLVFNPKYDWAGDEAVRRSIAQLIDRKALVRNVYDRTAEPLYSMVPSGLTGHTNAYFDEYGEPSRAGAEEVLREAGITEKVPLTLWYTTDRYGSTMKKEFEEIERQLEGSGLFDITVKGKPWNEYSQDYLHGEYPVFGRGWAPDFPDADNFISPFVGENNALNTPYEAPRITQELLPSSRKQDDRGIASEAFTEAQKILAEDARLLPLWQGKVYVAAGKDIAGVEWCIDPSTIMRMWELNRKASW; the protein is encoded by the coding sequence GTGTTCGACCGGAACGGACCTCTGAGAATCGCAGCGATCGCGGCGAGCGCGGCGCTGCTCGCCGGGTGCAGCGTGTTGCCCGGTGGTGACAACGACGAGGACCAGTCCATCGTGGTCGGCACCACCAGCTCGCCCAGCGTCCTGGACCCGGCGGGCGCGTGGGACCAGTCCTGGGAGCTGTTCCGGAACGTCTACCAGACCTTGATGCACTTCCCCAACTCCTCCAGCTCGCCCGAGCCGGACGCCGCCAAGTCCTGCAAGTTCACCGACACGGCGAGCAAGGTGTACCGCTGCACCCTGCGCGAGGACCTCACCTTCTCCAACGGCAACCCGCTGGACGCGGAGGCGGTCAAGTTCTCCCTCGAGCGCGTCTTCAGTATCGGAGCCGAAGGCGGCCCCTCGGGCCTCCTCGGCAGCCTGGACCGCATCGAGACCCCGGGGAAGCACGAGATCGTCTTCCACCTGAAGGAGTCGGACGCGACCTTCGAATACGTCCTCGCCACTCCCGCGGCCTCGATCGTCGACCCGGAGGTGTACGACGACAAGGGGCTGCTCAAGGGCACCGAGATCGTCGGATCCGGCCCGTACGTGCTCGAGGAGTACAGGGAGAACAAGCGCGCCGTCCTGCTCGCGAACCCGGACTACAAGGGTGCCGCCGAGATCAAGAACGACAAGGTCACCATCCGCTACTTCCAGAGCTCCACGGCGATGGTGAAGAAGTTCAAGAAGGGCGAACTCGACGTCACCTTCCGCGGGCTCACGCCGAGTCAGATCAGCGAGTTCCAGGACGCCGGCGCGAAGGGCAACGACAAGATCGAGCTGAGCGAGCTCCCGGGCAAGGAGATCCGCTACCTGGTCTTCAACCCCAAGTACGACTGGGCGGGCGACGAAGCCGTCCGCCGGTCCATCGCCCAGCTCATCGACCGCAAGGCGCTGGTGCGCAACGTCTACGACCGCACCGCCGAGCCGCTGTACTCCATGGTGCCAAGTGGCCTGACCGGCCACACCAATGCCTACTTCGACGAGTACGGCGAGCCCAGCCGTGCGGGCGCGGAGGAAGTCCTGCGGGAAGCCGGCATCACCGAGAAGGTGCCGCTGACCCTCTGGTACACCACCGACCGCTACGGCTCGACGATGAAGAAGGAGTTCGAGGAGATCGAGCGCCAGCTCGAGGGCTCCGGCCTCTTCGACATCACCGTCAAGGGCAAGCCGTGGAACGAGTACTCCCAGGACTACCTGCACGGCGAGTATCCGGTCTTCGGCCGTGGCTGGGCCCCCGACTTCCCCGACGCGGACAACTTCATCTCACCGTTCGTCGGCGAGAACAACGCGCTGAACACGCCGTACGAGGCACCCCGCATCACCCAGGAGCTGCTGCCCTCCTCCCGCAAGCAGGACGACCGCGGCATCGCCAGCGAGGCGTTCACCGAGGCGCAGAAGATCCTCGCCGAGGATGCCCGCCTGCTGCCGCTCTGGCAGGGCAAGGTGTACGTGGCGGCCGGCAAGGACATCGCCGGCGTCGAATGGTGCATCGACCCCTCGACGATCATGCGCATGTGGGAGCTGAACCGGAAGGCGAGCTGGTAG
- the ung gene encoding uracil-DNA glycosylase — protein MIGMLPGSWQDVLGEELDEDYFTELTEFVEKERAAGPVYPPRDEVFAALDATPFDQVKVLVLGQDPYHGAGQGHGLCFSVRPGVRTPPSLRNIYKELRDDLGHPVPDNGCLTPWARQGVLLLNSVLTVREAEPNSHKNQGWERFTDAVIRAVSDREQPAVFVLWGAYARKKLRLVDTTRHAVVEGAHPSPLSAKKFLGSRPFSQIDAALRAQGHDPVDWRIPDLAA, from the coding sequence GTGATCGGCATGCTGCCCGGATCCTGGCAGGACGTCCTCGGCGAGGAGCTGGACGAGGACTACTTCACCGAACTCACCGAGTTCGTCGAGAAGGAACGAGCGGCGGGACCGGTCTACCCACCCCGCGACGAGGTCTTCGCCGCCCTCGATGCCACACCCTTCGACCAGGTCAAGGTACTCGTGCTCGGTCAGGACCCCTACCACGGTGCCGGCCAGGGCCACGGCCTGTGCTTCTCCGTGCGTCCGGGTGTACGGACCCCGCCTTCGCTGCGCAACATCTACAAGGAGCTGCGGGACGACCTCGGCCACCCGGTGCCCGACAACGGCTGCCTCACCCCGTGGGCGCGGCAGGGCGTCCTGCTGCTCAACTCCGTGCTGACGGTGCGTGAGGCCGAGCCCAACTCGCACAAGAACCAGGGCTGGGAGAGGTTCACCGACGCCGTGATCCGCGCCGTGTCCGACCGCGAGCAGCCCGCCGTGTTCGTGCTCTGGGGTGCCTACGCCCGGAAGAAGCTCCGTCTCGTCGACACCACCCGGCACGCCGTCGTCGAGGGGGCCCACCCGTCCCCGCTCTCGGCGAAGAAGTTCCTCGGCTCCCGCCCGTTCAGCCAGATCGACGCGGCCCTGCGGGCCCAGGGCCACGACCCCGTCGACTGGCGCATCCCCGACCTGGCCGCCTGA
- a CDS encoding VTT domain-containing protein, which yields MSLSVAQPAGFPARLAQTLLSPWSRFGLLIVLLATAATLVLVFEPQRLITDGGIAQLSGALAVLLFAAAYGTCTTAFLPRPFLNLAAGALFGAQLGLGAALAGTAVGAGISFGMGRLLGQDALRPLLKHKLLTKADRQLSRHGFRTMLIMRLLPGIPFAGSNFTAAVSRMSWPAFLSATILGSIPNTAAYVVAGSQAGTPNSPAFMVAFGFIAVSGVGGVVFAWRKRAKMRAATARAAGVPADAATEAPQPLDAQRVAAEEEKVLAAQAA from the coding sequence ATGTCCCTTTCTGTCGCGCAGCCCGCGGGTTTCCCCGCCCGCCTGGCACAGACGCTCCTCTCCCCCTGGTCCCGTTTCGGCCTGCTGATCGTGCTGCTGGCCACGGCCGCCACCCTGGTTCTGGTCTTCGAGCCGCAGCGCCTCATCACCGACGGCGGGATCGCCCAGCTGTCCGGTGCGCTGGCCGTGCTGCTCTTCGCCGCGGCCTACGGCACGTGCACGACGGCCTTCCTCCCCCGCCCCTTCCTCAACCTGGCGGCAGGCGCCCTCTTCGGCGCGCAGCTCGGCCTCGGCGCCGCGCTCGCCGGCACCGCCGTGGGCGCCGGAATCTCGTTCGGCATGGGCCGCCTGCTCGGCCAGGACGCCCTGCGTCCGCTGCTGAAGCACAAGCTGCTCACCAAGGCGGACCGGCAGCTCAGCCGCCACGGATTCCGCACCATGCTGATCATGCGGCTGCTTCCGGGTATTCCGTTCGCCGGTTCCAACTTCACCGCGGCCGTCTCCCGCATGAGCTGGCCGGCCTTCCTCTCGGCCACCATCCTCGGCTCGATCCCCAACACCGCCGCGTACGTGGTGGCGGGCAGCCAGGCCGGCACGCCGAACTCCCCGGCGTTCATGGTCGCGTTCGGCTTCATCGCGGTGTCCGGTGTCGGCGGAGTCGTCTTCGCCTGGCGCAAGCGCGCCAAGATGCGGGCGGCCACCGCACGGGCCGCGGGCGTCCCTGCCGACGCGGCCACCGAGGCACCGCAGCCGCTCGACGCCCAGCGGGTGGCGGCGGAGGAGGAGAAGGTTCTCGCCGCCCAGGCCGCCTGA
- a CDS encoding Gfo/Idh/MocA family oxidoreductase, whose protein sequence is MKIGIIGLGAIARKAYLPVLTAQPGLEPHLVTRDARVLGELGDAYRVPPAHRHATIEGLLDARPDAAFVHAATPAHPRLVGRLLDARVPTYVDKPLARHLADAETLVDSAESAGIPLAVGFNRRHAPCYTQCLEHPRDLIVLQKHRVGLPESPRHMILDDFIHVVDTLRFLAPAPHDQVTVHARVRDGLLHHLVLQLAGDGFTALGVMNRLSGSAEEILEVSGQDTKREVRDLAEVVDHKGQPSVRRRGDWVPVARQRGIEQAVLGFLDAVRAGRPLSARDALLTHELCERVIRAVEEQSV, encoded by the coding sequence GTGAAGATCGGCATCATCGGGCTCGGCGCGATCGCCCGCAAGGCCTACCTGCCGGTGCTCACCGCACAGCCCGGTCTCGAGCCGCACCTGGTGACCCGCGACGCCCGGGTGCTCGGCGAACTCGGCGACGCCTACCGCGTCCCTCCCGCGCACCGCCACGCCACGATCGAGGGTCTCCTCGACGCCCGCCCGGACGCGGCGTTCGTCCACGCCGCGACCCCGGCACACCCCCGACTCGTCGGCCGCCTGCTCGACGCGCGCGTCCCCACCTATGTCGACAAGCCGCTCGCCCGCCACCTGGCCGACGCGGAGACACTCGTCGACAGCGCGGAGTCAGCCGGAATCCCCCTCGCCGTCGGGTTCAACCGCCGCCACGCGCCGTGCTACACGCAGTGCCTGGAGCACCCACGCGACCTGATCGTCCTCCAGAAGCACCGCGTCGGCCTGCCCGAGAGCCCGCGGCACATGATCCTCGACGACTTCATCCACGTCGTCGACACCCTGCGCTTCCTCGCTCCCGCCCCCCACGACCAGGTCACAGTCCACGCCCGGGTCCGCGACGGGCTGCTGCACCACCTGGTCCTGCAGCTCGCCGGGGACGGCTTCACCGCGCTCGGCGTCATGAACCGGCTCTCCGGATCGGCGGAGGAGATCCTGGAGGTCTCGGGGCAGGACACCAAGCGGGAGGTCCGCGACCTGGCCGAGGTCGTCGACCACAAGGGGCAGCCCAGCGTGCGGCGCCGCGGCGACTGGGTGCCCGTCGCCCGGCAGCGCGGCATCGAGCAGGCCGTCCTCGGCTTCCTGGACGCCGTGCGCGCCGGGCGGCCGCTGTCCGCCCGCGACGCGCTGCTCACCCACGAACTGTGCGAACGCGTGATCCGTGCGGTCGAGGAGCAGTCCGTCTGA
- a CDS encoding CapA family protein: MGRIRRPVRLAGVLTLCAALASCSQTRTGTDAAAGDRDEQRIPAARAADAEPFTLVASGDVIPYPSIMRQARQDSGGEGHDFTRIFAGIRPVVAQADLALCHMETPYGDADGPFTGYPLFRSPPQLAESLRATGYDSCSTASNHTLDAGMEGLTRTLRAMDEAGLEHAGSARSSRERNSPTLLKAGGATVAHLSYTYGTNGIPVPDGKPWAVNLLDPRKVVADARAARKAGADVVVASVHWGTEWQQKPDARQLRLAKRLTASRSDGRRDIDLILGTHNHVPQAYEKVNGTWVVYGLGDQVASFIPSMYRGNEGSTARFTFTPPERAGEPWTVSEAGFLVTHSDTGPPFRVVRATEDRFPAVRQRVREAVLSRGAADDGLTETR; encoded by the coding sequence ATGGGACGCATACGACGGCCGGTACGGCTCGCGGGAGTGCTCACGCTCTGCGCCGCGCTCGCCTCGTGCAGCCAGACGCGGACCGGCACCGACGCGGCCGCCGGCGACCGGGACGAGCAGCGGATACCCGCGGCCCGAGCCGCCGACGCGGAACCGTTCACGCTCGTCGCCTCCGGCGACGTCATCCCCTACCCCTCGATCATGCGGCAGGCCCGGCAGGACTCCGGGGGCGAGGGTCACGACTTCACCCGCATATTTGCCGGCATCCGCCCCGTCGTCGCACAGGCCGACCTCGCGCTCTGCCACATGGAGACCCCCTACGGCGACGCCGACGGCCCGTTCACCGGCTACCCTCTCTTCCGCTCGCCGCCGCAGCTCGCCGAGTCGCTGCGCGCCACCGGGTACGACAGCTGTTCCACCGCCTCCAACCACACTCTCGACGCCGGTATGGAGGGTCTGACCCGCACACTGCGGGCGATGGACGAGGCAGGACTCGAGCACGCCGGCTCCGCGCGGTCGTCGCGCGAACGGAACAGCCCCACCCTGCTGAAGGCCGGCGGCGCCACCGTCGCCCACCTCTCCTACACCTACGGCACCAACGGCATACCGGTGCCCGACGGCAAGCCCTGGGCCGTCAACCTCCTCGACCCGCGGAAGGTCGTCGCCGACGCCCGCGCCGCACGGAAGGCGGGCGCCGACGTGGTCGTCGCCAGCGTCCACTGGGGCACCGAGTGGCAGCAGAAGCCGGACGCGCGGCAACTGCGCCTCGCGAAGCGGCTGACCGCCTCTCGCAGCGACGGGCGGCGCGACATCGACCTGATCCTCGGCACCCACAACCACGTGCCGCAGGCCTACGAGAAGGTCAACGGCACCTGGGTCGTCTATGGCCTCGGCGACCAGGTCGCCAGCTTCATCCCCTCCATGTACCGGGGCAACGAGGGCTCCACCGCGCGCTTCACCTTCACCCCGCCCGAGCGCGCGGGAGAGCCCTGGACGGTCTCCGAGGCCGGCTTCCTGGTGACGCACTCCGACACCGGCCCGCCGTTCCGGGTGGTCCGCGCGACCGAGGACCGCTTCCCCGCGGTCCGGCAGCGCGTTCGCGAGGCCGTACTCAGCCGCGGCGCTGCCGACGACGGCCTCACCGAAACCCGCTGA
- a CDS encoding undecaprenyl-diphosphate phosphatase yields MSWFEAFILGLVQGLTEFLPISSSAHLRLTAAFAGWKDPGAAFTAVTQIGTETAVLIYFRKDIARIVTAWFRSLTDRAMRRDHDAQLGWLVIVGSIPIGVLGLTLKDQIEGPFRDLRLIATTLIGVGVILGVADRVSARRERGGRHRARRAPKTLENLTVKDGLLYGLAQACALVPGVSRSGATISAGLFMNYTREAAARYSFLLAIPAVLASGLYELTEIGEGHVSWGPTLFATVLAFAVAYVVIAWFMRYISTRSFMPFVIYRVLLGVVIFVLIALGVLTPHEAGDVGSGQGSR; encoded by the coding sequence ATGTCTTGGTTCGAAGCATTCATCCTCGGGCTCGTCCAGGGGCTGACCGAATTCCTCCCCATCTCCTCCAGCGCCCACCTGAGGCTGACGGCCGCGTTCGCCGGCTGGAAGGACCCGGGCGCGGCGTTCACCGCCGTCACCCAGATCGGCACCGAGACGGCCGTGCTCATCTATTTCCGCAAGGACATCGCCCGGATCGTCACCGCGTGGTTCCGGTCGCTGACCGACCGGGCCATGCGCCGGGACCACGACGCGCAACTCGGCTGGCTGGTGATCGTCGGGTCCATCCCGATCGGCGTGCTGGGGCTGACGCTGAAGGATCAGATCGAGGGGCCGTTCCGTGACCTGCGGCTGATCGCCACCACGCTGATCGGCGTCGGCGTCATCCTGGGCGTCGCGGACCGGGTGTCGGCCCGGCGGGAGCGCGGCGGGCGGCACCGTGCGCGCCGCGCGCCCAAGACGCTGGAGAACCTGACCGTGAAGGACGGCCTGCTCTACGGGCTGGCGCAGGCGTGCGCGCTGGTGCCGGGCGTGTCGCGGTCCGGGGCGACGATCAGCGCGGGGCTGTTCATGAACTACACCCGCGAGGCCGCCGCCCGGTACTCCTTCCTGCTCGCCATCCCCGCGGTGCTGGCGTCCGGACTCTACGAACTCACGGAGATCGGCGAGGGGCACGTGTCCTGGGGGCCGACGCTCTTCGCCACCGTGCTGGCGTTCGCAGTCGCCTACGTGGTCATCGCCTGGTTCATGCGGTACATCAGCACCAGGAGTTTCATGCCGTTCGTGATCTACCGGGTGCTGCTGGGGGTGGTGATCTTCGTCCTCATCGCGCTGGGCGTGCTCACTCCGCACGAGGCGGGTGACGTGGGGTCGGGGCAGGGCTCGCGCTGA
- a CDS encoding CapA family protein, which translates to MPTHHHGRDRTRHPRHRVALACAVTALLTALPACGTDRAGDDGAASDGGRSRDAAAAAHRESAEGFTLLATGDILAHDSIIQQARRDAGGKGYDFRPMLAAAEPLVSAADLAVCHMETVYGADGGPFTGYPAFQTPPHVAEAIAATGYDSCSTASNHTLDAGPEGVRRTLDALDEAGVRHVGSARSAKEDVEPVLLDAGDAKVAQLAYTYGTNGIPVPHGKPWLVDLLDPRKVVADARAARKAGADVVVVSLHWGTEWQQEPDTDQLRLAKELTASRSDGRRDIDLILGTHNHVPQAYEKVNGTWVVYGLGDQVAGVMNDPRGSMGSAARFTFAPPRREGGAWRVRKADFTPFLMASEPRFRLVDLTGEEARGSGRPQYTAALNGIREAVLARGAADDGLTMTP; encoded by the coding sequence ATGCCCACGCACCACCACGGAAGAGACCGCACCCGCCACCCCCGCCACCGCGTCGCCCTCGCCTGCGCCGTCACCGCGCTCCTCACAGCGCTTCCAGCCTGCGGGACGGACCGGGCCGGCGACGACGGCGCAGCCTCGGACGGCGGCAGGAGCCGGGACGCCGCAGCGGCCGCCCACCGCGAGTCCGCAGAAGGGTTCACCCTCCTCGCCACCGGCGACATCCTTGCGCACGACTCGATCATCCAGCAGGCACGGCGCGACGCGGGCGGCAAGGGCTACGACTTCCGGCCCATGCTCGCCGCCGCCGAACCCCTCGTCTCGGCCGCGGACCTGGCGGTCTGCCACATGGAGACCGTCTACGGCGCCGACGGCGGCCCCTTCACTGGTTACCCCGCCTTCCAGACGCCGCCACACGTGGCCGAGGCCATCGCCGCCACCGGGTACGACAGCTGTTCCACCGCCTCCAACCACACCTTGGACGCCGGCCCGGAAGGTGTGCGCCGTACCCTGGACGCCCTCGACGAAGCGGGGGTCCGGCACGTCGGCTCGGCGCGTTCCGCGAAGGAGGACGTCGAGCCCGTCCTGCTGGACGCGGGTGACGCGAAGGTGGCCCAGCTCGCCTACACCTACGGCACCAACGGCATACCAGTGCCGCACGGCAAGCCCTGGCTCGTCGACCTCCTCGACCCGCGGAAGGTGGTCGCCGACGCCCGTGCGGCCCGGAAGGCCGGCGCCGACGTCGTAGTGGTGTCTCTCCACTGGGGGACCGAGTGGCAGCAGGAGCCGGACACGGACCAGCTGCGGCTGGCCAAGGAGCTGACCGCGTCGCGCAGCGACGGGCGGCGCGACATCGACCTGATCCTCGGCACCCACAACCACGTGCCGCAGGCCTACGAGAAGGTCAACGGCACCTGGGTGGTCTACGGACTCGGCGACCAGGTCGCCGGAGTGATGAACGACCCGCGCGGCAGCATGGGCAGCGCCGCCCGCTTCACGTTCGCCCCGCCGCGGCGCGAGGGCGGCGCGTGGCGCGTGCGGAAGGCGGATTTCACGCCGTTCCTGATGGCGAGTGAGCCACGCTTCCGGCTGGTCGACCTCACCGGTGAGGAGGCCCGCGGATCCGGCCGCCCGCAGTACACCGCGGCGCTGAACGGCATCCGGGAGGCCGTGCTCGCCCGCGGCGCCGCCGACGACGGCCTCACCATGACCCCCTGA
- a CDS encoding tetratricopeptide repeat protein, which translates to MTAAAPQPSQGEPTTRIGQAVMLHHAGDREEARSRFAALWEETSAADAFHRCTIAHYMADTQDDPADELAWDLRALAAADSLTEDHAARGEHAVAVRALYPSLHLNLAADHVKLGDPGAARRELDRARHAAHVLPDDAYGRGVLAAIDRLGRRLEEPDQRP; encoded by the coding sequence ATGACCGCAGCAGCGCCCCAGCCGTCGCAGGGCGAACCGACCACGCGCATCGGTCAGGCGGTGATGCTCCACCACGCCGGAGACCGTGAGGAGGCCCGCAGCCGCTTCGCCGCGCTGTGGGAGGAGACCTCCGCAGCGGACGCCTTCCACCGGTGCACCATCGCCCACTACATGGCGGACACCCAGGACGACCCGGCCGACGAACTGGCCTGGGACCTGCGGGCGCTGGCCGCCGCCGACTCGCTCACCGAGGACCACGCAGCCCGGGGCGAGCACGCCGTCGCGGTGCGGGCCCTGTATCCCTCCCTGCATCTCAACCTCGCCGCCGACCATGTCAAACTCGGCGACCCGGGCGCCGCGCGCCGCGAGCTGGACCGCGCGCGGCACGCGGCGCACGTGCTGCCCGACGACGCCTACGGCCGGGGCGTCCTCGCCGCGATCGACCGGCTCGGCCGGAGACTGGAGGAGCCGGATCAGCGCCCGTAG
- a CDS encoding DMT family transporter codes for MNTLIASVLLAVLSAVAYAGAAIVQERIASTTDPSRFALLRNGRWWVSVVLNGTGALLHVAALGLGPLTVVQPLGVLTIVIVAPLAALTVKRRVGRRAWRGIGLVTLGLAAVLLFTGANASKPLGAGGQYAVTGVAAAGVLLLVGCATVLSRTGRTGLRSIALATAAGVAFGTASVCVKAVAEGWALTSPARAVPVLGLIAVFAVTGLATSQAAYRGGGLATPLATATVVNPVVAGAVGILLLDEGFRYGAPGAVAALLGAVVTGWGLFVLTADNVARQRRAAAARAVVIPAPVARPEAAGALVPLTAGLDPAAVRGEGRADGTAVPHPAHCRS; via the coding sequence GTGAACACGCTGATCGCCTCGGTCCTGCTCGCGGTCCTCTCGGCGGTCGCCTACGCGGGAGCGGCGATCGTCCAGGAGCGGATCGCGTCGACGACCGACCCGAGCCGTTTCGCGCTGCTGCGCAACGGCCGCTGGTGGGTGTCGGTCGTGCTGAACGGCACGGGCGCGCTGCTGCACGTGGCGGCGCTGGGGCTGGGTCCGCTGACGGTCGTGCAGCCCCTGGGAGTGCTGACCATCGTGATCGTGGCCCCGCTTGCCGCGCTGACCGTGAAGCGCCGGGTCGGCAGGAGGGCCTGGCGGGGCATCGGCCTGGTGACGCTGGGGCTGGCGGCGGTGCTGCTGTTCACCGGCGCGAACGCTTCGAAACCGCTGGGCGCCGGCGGCCAGTACGCGGTGACCGGCGTCGCCGCGGCCGGCGTCCTGCTGCTGGTCGGCTGCGCGACGGTGCTGAGCCGGACGGGGCGCACCGGCCTGCGCAGCATCGCCCTCGCGACCGCAGCCGGGGTCGCGTTCGGCACGGCCTCGGTGTGCGTGAAGGCGGTCGCGGAGGGCTGGGCGCTGACGTCGCCGGCCCGGGCCGTTCCGGTGCTGGGCCTGATCGCGGTCTTCGCGGTCACCGGTCTCGCCACCTCGCAGGCGGCGTACCGGGGCGGCGGCCTGGCCACGCCGCTCGCCACGGCGACGGTGGTCAATCCGGTGGTGGCCGGGGCGGTGGGCATTCTGCTGCTGGACGAGGGCTTCCGCTACGGGGCTCCGGGTGCGGTGGCCGCGCTGCTGGGCGCCGTGGTGACCGGCTGGGGGCTGTTCGTCCTCACGGCCGACAACGTGGCGCGGCAGCGGCGGGCGGCGGCCGCCCGAGCGGTCGTCATCCCCGCGCCGGTGGCGCGGCCGGAGGCCGCCGGGGCGCTGGTGCCGCTGACGGCGGGGCTCGACCCGGCGGCGGTGCGGGGCGAGGGCCGGGCGGACGGTACGGCCGTGCCGCACCCGGCGCATTGCCGGAGCTGA
- a CDS encoding DUF4442 domain-containing protein has translation MTTESAPSTGDTQSWGELLAATVPMVRTLNLEFTETTAERAVLSLPDQSAFHNHVGGPHAGAMFTLAESASGAIVLAAFGDQLSRAVPLAVSAEIAYRKLAMGPVTATAELGRPAAEVVAELDAGGRPEFPVRVVITREDGETTGEMSIIWTLRPKD, from the coding sequence ATGACGACGGAATCCGCGCCCTCCACGGGCGACACGCAGTCCTGGGGCGAGCTGCTGGCGGCCACTGTGCCGATGGTGCGCACCCTGAACCTGGAGTTCACCGAGACCACGGCCGAACGCGCGGTGCTCTCACTGCCGGACCAGAGCGCCTTCCACAACCACGTCGGGGGGCCGCACGCCGGGGCCATGTTCACCCTCGCGGAGTCCGCGAGCGGTGCGATCGTCCTGGCCGCTTTCGGCGACCAGCTCTCCCGCGCCGTGCCGCTGGCGGTCAGCGCGGAGATCGCGTACCGCAAGCTGGCCATGGGACCGGTCACGGCGACGGCGGAGCTGGGGCGGCCGGCCGCCGAGGTCGTCGCCGAGCTGGACGCCGGCGGGCGTCCGGAGTTCCCGGTGCGGGTCGTGATCACGCGCGAGGACGGCGAGACGACGGGCGAGATGTCCATCATCTGGACGTTGCGTCCGAAGGACTGA